gatttttgttgttttgtgaaaaatatctagtataagttaaaatgtattaagtcatgcatgacatattaaattgattatgtcatggatgacatattacacaaataattgcatatttttattggtatataccaatagaaagtacgtatagaagctgcgtataatacacgtataaataccgtataaatacgagtagaattcttgatgaaatcgaatgggaaaatgagtatagctatctttgttgagtataagtatgttaatatatgtattcaatacttttaaacatgtattaatacttcttaatacaatacatatgtattcatTTTAACTTCAGAGTTATTAAGTcgttaaacgttacatatatatcgtttcgaaacccttaagttagtagtctaattttatgtatataacccattgttaatatacttaatgagatacttatttatcatattttcaagtcatatatatatatatatatatatatatatatatatatatatatatatatatatatatatatatatatatatccatatatatacacaattaaacaattaaacaagttatgacgttcgtgaatcgtcggacaaatggatggtcaattgttggtataaaactcatttcaaaagttttaaaacttgtcaaaattcattgattatcatgtcagaatagtgttaacatataaatattaagtttaaattttatcggaaatttccgggttgtcacaccaatTCATCCACTTCGGATTTCGGGACACCAACACCAAATAATTAACTTTTATTGTAATTGACCTTTAGCCCTGAAGCTCTCTCGAAACACTCTAGGAGATACATGAGATTCCTTAAGTTGCGTTTACTCCACTCCCCGAAAAAAATGGTATCATCGGCATATTGTAGGTTGGAAATAATAACACTATCTCTCCCCACCTTGACCCCTTTGAACATATTTTTCTCGACCGCCACTTTAGAAAGAATATTGAAACCCTCAACCGCAATAATAAAAAGAAAGGGTGAGAGCGGGTAGCCTTGCCTCACACCTCTAGACAACATGAACTCGTTTGAAGGTGATCCATTGATAAGAACAGAAATGGAAGCTGACTTTAAGCATGCGAGAATCCAACCACACCATTTAATACCAAAACCCATACATCTCATAACGTCAAGGAGATAGTTCCAATTAAGAGAGTCGAAGGCTTTCTCGAAGTGTACCTTGAAAATAGCTCCACGTTTCTTGTTCCTTTTAAGATCATCAACGATTTCGTTTGCTACTAGAACACCATCAAGATTGAATCGATTTCTAAGAAAAGCACTTTGTTCGTTACCAATCAAATTAGGAACCACCTTTCTTAATCTGTTGGAAAGAATCTTCGCGACAATTTTATAGTAACATCCGATGAGACTAATAGGACGATAGTCACCGAAACCAAGTGGGTTTGATTTCTTGGGGATTAACGAAACAAAAGATGCATTGCACCCTTTAGAGAATTCCCCATTAGCCCAAAACCACCTTACTGCATCAATTAGATCATCTTTGATGATATGCCAAAATTTCTTGAAGAAGCCCAAGTTGAAACCGTCGGGGCCCGGGGCTTTTGTACTCCCGCACCCCTTAACCGAATCCCAAATCTCATCAACCGAAAACTACTGTTAAAGAGCCTCTGCATCACCAACCGAAATCGACCTGTAAGACAACTCCTCCATTGAAGGTCTGACCAAATCAGGTTCTGTGAAAATTTTGCTGAAGTAATCGGTAGCCGCATCTTTGATTGTCTTAGGATCATCGCACCAATTACCGTTTACAAATACACCGCGAATATTGTTTTTATTGTATTTCCGTCTCAAAGAATTATGAAAATACTTAGAGTTCTCGTCCCCCTCAAGAGCCCATTTCACCCTCGACTTTTGTTTCAACATATTAGACTTGATCCTATCTTTATCGAGCCATTTTTTTCTTAACTCAAGCCAGGAGGCATGCTCTTCGCTAGATAATGAACCTGACTCAGCCTTTAATTCAAGGTCCATACAATCTTTTTTTAGTTGACTGATTTCGGCATCCAGGTTACCAAAATTCGACTTACTCCATTCCTTAAGGGCCAATTTAAGTCATTTTAATTTATTACGAAACACACAATCCTTTCGATTTCTGTCCATAGGCTCTTCCCACGACCGAGCAATCAAACTATCAATCCCTTCAACATTAAACCATTCATCAAAGATTTTGAACGGTTTTGGCCCAAAATCCGTATCATCGTTAGAGAGGGCAATCGGACAGTGGTTCGAGAATTTTCTATCGCAAGCTGTTACTTTTAAGTCTGACCACAAAGATAGGAACTCATCCGACACAAGAAACCTATCCAACTTGCTCATCTTAGATCCATCATCACTAACGCGGGTAAACAGTCGACCACATAACGGAAGATCAACAAGACGGTTCCTAGCAATGAACTCATTGAAAAGCCTAGCTCTATTTGGAATGAAGTCACAATTAAGTCTTTCGGAAGGGTCACGAACTTCATTAAAATCTCCGCATATTACACAAGAAACACCGTTGATTAGCAAAAGCTTGTCTAGTGCATCCCACAATTTTTGTTTGTTGATGTCATCGTGAGGCCCATACACGTTGACGATGATGGATTCTTTACCTGAGCTTTTCCATACACCTCGGATAGAAATAAAAAAATCATCAATCAATTCACTGTTAACATCAAAAATCGAAGAATCCCAAAATAACagttgccccccccccccccctgatTTACCTATGACAGCCTTTTGGGAGTACCCACAATCATCCGAACCCCACAGAGATAGAAACCAATTCTCATCTCGAATTATGCTTTTCGTTTCTTGTAGTGCTAGGATAGAAGGTCTCTCAGCAATACAAAATTTACGCATATCCCCGAATTTACTACGTTTCCCACTTCCAAAACCACGAATATTCAAAGATATAATCTTCATTAAAAACATAAAAAACGAAAGGGACAGCAGACTTACATATGAATCTTGGACCATTTGAGGCCAAGATTCGTGCCGAACTCCTCGATCCCAATACATGAtgctaataaaaataaaatatttcatCAGTTTCAAAATAAATGttttattttatcttttaatttttttttatttaactttAATGCAAATATTTTTTCTACTTAGATATTTGTTTTCCAATACTCTATCCGTTTTAATTTTATTGTCcactatttattttaaatatattttaaattaattatctacttttaaacataaataaaaatactGTGATATAGTTTTCCGTGTCtcggatttataaaaaaaaaactttattagttTATCCCATTTACATCTATTTTGTTTATGAATCCAAAGTCTCAGAGTAATGGTCTGTAAATTCGCAATGCTCTAAACGATTAACTGTtgaaaatttagtgtaattgagggatttaatctacacttgtaaatgggttaggaggtacggagtgtacacccattaagtgatagattacccggacccgaaagtggttttccattatcacaaatttgagtgattacggaagtattattcctgcactaggtgaaacatctccatcgtggaaataaaacaaacaactttatgaaaaggatttaatcgatttcctagatttggttgttggaaataaaacaaacaactttatgaaaatcgatttcctagatttggttgttggaaataaaacaaacaactttatgaaaaagatttgttttagatttgaaaaggaaattagttagtgaaacatcttcatcgtggaataatacttgtttttgggtgcctataaataaggactatcattcatgagaaaaaatagatacaaaaacaccttaatactcttatgcaaaagagttcttgtttactgccaataacaagaactaatctctgtcttatcccaaagtgatattcgtgtaacccaggcaataagggtcgaataattactttcggaaagtgataccacgattcagtgatttatccggctatcgattattttaccctacacaaaaattcaataaaacctccaacaatcgaaagtaattatctgttataatcgatggcggctacgatgaaacacatgacggtgAATTTCtctaaacttgataagtttgagggaattgattttaggagatggcaaaagaagatgcacttctttctgagcagcatgagtgtggtgtacgtactcagcacaccaattcctgaagatcatggtgatgatgccactgttgaacaaattcggaaaaggttcaagtgggagaacgatgactacattgctagaggtttaatcctcaatggtatggcagattccctttttgatatttacctaaatgttgaatctgctaaagaactatgggactgtttagaaaccaagtatatgtctgaggatgcttctagtaaaaagttccttatgagtaattttaataattacaagatggtcgattctagaccggtcttggaacaatacaatgagctcattcgtatacttggtcaattcacacaacataagatgaacatggatgagtctattcaagtctcaagcataattgataaactacctccatcttggaaagaatttaaacattttttgaaacataagaaggaggagttaactcttgttgagttgggtagtcatctgcgtattgaggaatccctcaggttgcaggataatgacaagccaaagagtaacgaagttgctggtacgtctgttgtcaatatggtggaacataaaaagttcactagtaataatgacaaaaaggaaaaacgtaaacatcaaggtaataacaaagttgatcataataagaagtctaaattgacttgttggaagtgtggtaaatctggacacttgaagagggattgcaaggttatttttggcacTAACAATGCTAAGGGATCTAGCACAAATGGTTTCTGGCAATGGTTCGAACAACCAAGCcccgaaaggtcagaatatatttaataattcaattgagaattattatgtttcgtATATATCTGAGATTtgttttgtgcaggatgatgatgttgcGTGGTGGGTTGACTCTGGAGCTACTATTCATGTATGTAAGGATAGatgttggttcaagacttacgagtcggtgactgatggatcaattcttcatatgagAAATGAGTCAATAGCTTCTATTCATGGACGTGGTCATCTGGATTTAAGTTTTAGTTCTAGAAAGATTGTTTCTTTGTttaatgttttgcatgtaccacaaattagGAAAAATTTGGTTTCAAGTAGTATGTTGAATAATTGTGGTTACAAGCAAGTTATTGAATCTGACAAGTTTGTTCTATCTAAAATGGTTTATTTGTTGAATTTGGTTATTTGAGTAATGGAATGTTTAGACTAAACATTGAACATGTAAGTGTTGACATTGCTTGTATGTCTACtactagcataaataattctattctttggcatgctagactaggacatgtacactttaaaagaatgcaagatatgtctaaagatggattaataccagCCTTTGATATGAACAATGGAAAAGTGTAAAATGTGTATGttgacaaagatcactaagaaaccttttcaaaatatacatcgtgatactgagattttggaattaatacatagtaatttatgtgatttgcatgcaactcctactttagggaacaagaaatattttgtgacttttattgatgatgcttctaggttttgctatgtttattaGTTACATACTAagaatgaagcattagataaatttaaaatatttaaaactgaagtagaattacaacaaaaggcattgattaaaagacttataacggataggggaggtgaatacattgaccaattgTATTTctaatccgttggtattatccatgagaccacagctccttatactccacaacaaaatggtatatctgagaggaagaatagggtcctcaaagagatggttaattccatgttatcctattcgggtttaagtaaGGGATTTTGGGGAGAAGCTAtattaacagcttgttatttgcttaatagagttcctaacaaaaggaacaagattacaccttatgaactttggaataaaagaaAACCTAACTTGAACtatcttcgggtatggggttgtagggctgttgtaagactgcctgatcccaagaagaaaagtttgggtgaaagaggtatagattgcatatttattggatatgttgaacattccaaggcgtataggttctatgttatagagcctaatgagtttgtctcaattaATTCTGTGATTGaatcaagggatgcaatctttgatgaaaatcgattttcatctatacctagaccaaaggatatgattccaagtaacaatagaatcaataaggattgtaatgatgaagtctctgaaaaggctgttgatcagtcacttgagattcgaaaaagcaaaagaaaagggaaacctaaatcatttggacctgattttcagttatacttaattgaaggttctagggatgatgtttctacccaatattcgtattgtttcaatgttgatgatgatcctaaaacatatgatgaagcaatgaggtctcaggatgttgcattctggaaagaggcaattaatgatgagatgaattctatcatgggcaataacacttgggtgttagctgatctacctcctggttgtAAATCTTTGGGTtgcaaatgaaaggacccgttcatatacattataaacgattcacaatagttgattacattgcgaggtatttgacctctatatgatacattttacaaacattgcattcatttttaaaagacaatctttctttacatcgaaaattgacaggcatgcataccatttcataatatccactatccaactataaattgatttaataataatctttgatgaactcaatgactcgaatgcaacgttcttcgaaatatgctatgaaagactccaagtaatatctttaaaataagcaaatgcacagcggaagatttctttaacacctgagaataaacatgctttaaagtgtcaaccaaaaggttggtgagttcattagtttatcataatcatttatttccatcattttaatagaccacaagaatttcatttccagttctcataaatatacgtcccatgcatagagacaaaaataatcattcatatggtgaacacctggtaaccgacattaacaatatgtatataagaatatcccctatcattccgggatcctccttcggacatgatataaatttcgaagtactaaagcatccggtactttggatggggtttgttaggcccaatagatctatctttaggattcgcgtcaattagggtgtctgttccctaattcttagattaccagactttaataaaaagaggcatattcgatttcgataattcaaccatagaatgtagtttcaattacttgtgtctatttcgtcaaacatttataaaagcgcatgtattctcagtcccaaaaatataaagggtaaaaaggcaaatgaaactcaccatactgtatttcgtagtaaaaatacatataacgtcattgaacaagtgcaaggttggcctcggattcacgaacctatattaattatatatatttatatgttggtcaatatttgtatagcaatttaggtcaggtcatagtgtaatcctatcctatagctcgagtctgactctacagtatagtaacatgttatattactcatgctcaattaagattctagtaaaaggtgacgtgtgaaacaacgtaacacaaatggtttcataatcataaaatagtattttaggtttttttttttttttttttttttttagagaaaatcaacacaaaaagttaactaaaaagttaacaggaaaagtcaaagttcaaagtcaaaagtcaaaggttaaagtcaaaagtcaaaggtcaaggtaaaaatgaggtcgcatgcaaatatataataacttatacaaaaatgatttccggtcaaacatgactaaacgggccacttcagctatttttagaaaaattatcggaactccgattgataaacggccaaagataaaagttacacattaccaaaaagattaagcataaatattacagaagtaaactaaacctagacaactcgtagttaccaacgcgttttcggcgttttaaagttaatttttcagctttaataaatttacaaaagtgaccgagtagcctactttggagatttttagaaaattcctcaaaactcgtattgacaaacggtcaaagcctgcaaattctcgttaccacaaagatataacatgatttttggcaagagtaaacacatatcaggccgaccatgacaacagaTACAAAActgaaatttttaaataaaaaagtttcagctctttttagaattttaaaatgtgaccaaaccgtcaactttgatgatttttagaaaaatcgtcgagactcgaattgacaaacggccagagtcgtttgttagaccttacagcaaagaattcagtggtatttttttttatatatgaaacaacgcagatcagcgagaatttcagttcccgtttcaacatttcatcaaaatttgcaaaacttcttttgtccataacttgacaaccgttcaacgaaacgagacgtgctttatatgaaaattcatctactcgacgagtagaatccaaataaccactttttataacccagaaaattagttcactaattatcatcagcaattttaattacgaaattaattatgcaatttgtttatttcataactttctaaccgttacttggattcaagtgattcttaaaccaaaattcaactatttttcgctagctttctaacgacatgcatatcttataccttatctcaatcgtatatgtaacta
This window of the Rutidosis leptorrhynchoides isolate AG116_Rl617_1_P2 chromosome 7, CSIRO_AGI_Rlap_v1, whole genome shotgun sequence genome carries:
- the LOC139860365 gene encoding uncharacterized protein; the protein is MKIISLNIRGFGSGKRSKFGDMRKFCIAERPSILALQETKSIIRDENWFLSLWGSDDCGYSQKAVIGVWKSSGKESIIVNVYGPHDDINKQKLWDALDKLLLINGVSCVICGDFNEVRDPSERLNCDFIPNRARLFNEFIARNRLVDLPLCGRLFTRVSDDGSKMSKLDRFLVSDEFLSLWSDLKVTACDRKFSNHCPIALSNDDTDFGPKPFKIFDEWFNVEGIDSLIARSWEEPMDRNRKDCVFRNKLK